CGGCTCCCGGATCGACGGGTGCACGGACAGCATGGCCAGCCGCCCGCCGGACACCTCCCCCGCCACCTCCTCGGGCGTCAGCTCCCCCGCCTGTGCGGCCAGCCCCCACCGCTCCCGGACGTACGCGGCGAACGGCGTGTGGATCAGCCCGCGCAGGCTGTCGCCGTCCCGGACGTACGCGCCCGCCGCCACGCACTCCTCGGCTAGCCCGAGCGCGACCGGGGCCACGCCCCACCAGTAGTCCAGCGCCATCCGCAGGCAGGCCACCCCGCACAGCCGCCACGACCACCACGCGTACTCCTCCGGCGTGGCCGCCCCCGACTGGCCCCACCGGGGGTCCTCGGCGGCGCTCAGCTCCCCGTCCACGATCGCCCGCACCAGCTCGGCCGACTCCCACTGCGCGTAGTACGGCACCTCGTGCACAACCGCCTCGTCCACCATCCCCCGACGCTCTCACGCCACCCGCCCGGGCCGCCGCCGACACGGCCCTCGA
The nucleotide sequence above comes from Streptomyces kaniharaensis. Encoded proteins:
- a CDS encoding C39 family peptidase — translated: MVDEAVVHEVPYYAQWESAELVRAIVDGELSAAEDPRWGQSGAATPEEYAWWSWRLCGVACLRMALDYWWGVAPVALGLAEECVAAGAYVRDGDSLRGLIHTPFAAYVRERWGLAAQAGELTPEEVAGEVSGGRLAMLSVHPSIREPEGPRPVRRGGHLVLAVGATSTALVIHNPSGFPGGSQAFAHVPWRSFGRFYAGRGIVLGPPVGLGPAAGEGTAGEGPPTGERPVTA